CCATGCGCCAAGCGATGAGATTGCTGCCAAAGCCCGGCAGCAGAATCGCCGACATGCCGCTGGACCGATCCGTCAGTACCAGTGCTTCTTGACCATCAAAGGTGGTTTTCTCCACTTGATATGTACTCACCGTAACCCCTCCTTGGATGAGGGGCTCTCCCAGGGAGAGCCCGCTATTTTTCCGTTCTTACTGCACTGCAAACACCATTTCAACGCCAACCTTCACCGACACCTGGCCCGGCTGAAGGGGAGTATCCCCCAGGGCATCGGCCTTGGCGTAGGTGACATTGTGGTAGGGAGCGGTGCCGCTTTCCTTCAGGCTAACCAGCTCCACGATCTTCACTCCCGCGGCTTGGGCCAACACCTGTGCCTTGTGGGTGGCGTCCGCAACGGCAGCTTGCAAAGCGGCATCCCGAACGGACTCCGAACGCTGAATATCGTACTCTACACTGTTGACTCGGTTGGCACCGGCCATGATCGCGGCATCGATGACGGCTCCCAAGCCATCGGTGTCGGTGATGGTCACCACTACCTCGTTGTTAGCCCGATAACCAACCAGCTCCTGTTGACTGGTCCCGGGATCATACCGGCGCTCGGGATACAGGTAGAAATACTCGGTCTTGATGTTTTTCTGAGGGATACCCAGATCCCGCAGGGCTGTAATCACCTGCTCCATCACTTGATTGTTCTTATTTTGCGCCTCTACCGCTGAAGCACCCTCGGTCTCAACCCCCAAAGTGACCTTGGCCACATCGGGAGCCCCT
The window above is part of the Bacillota bacterium genome. Proteins encoded here:
- a CDS encoding SIMPL domain-containing protein (The SIMPL domain is named for its presence in mouse protein SIMPL (signalling molecule that associates with mouse pelle-like kinase). Bacterial member BP26, from Brucella, was shown to assemble into a channel-like structure, while YggE from E. coli has been associated with resistance to oxidative stress.); the encoded protein is MRKVIVGILVIGLAIGLGAYGLVVADGVGSAQEASSLQNQAKPTTITVLGWGESQGAPDVAKVTLGVETEGASAVEAQNKNNQVMEQVITALRDLGIPQKNIKTEYFYLYPERRYDPGTSQQELVGYRANNEVVVTITDTDGLGAVIDAAIMAGANRVNSVEYDIQRSESVRDAALQAAVADATHKAQVLAQAAGVKIVELVSLKESGTAPYHNVTYAKADALGDTPLQPGQVSVKVGVEMVFAVQ